Genomic DNA from Spartobacteria bacterium:
CGACCTTTAGGGTTTATTTCAAAAAGTTCCAGACATTGGAACTTTTCAAATCACTGTTACACAAAAAGTTCCAATGGTTGGAACTTTTTTCACAACCGTCCATTTCATTCACTAGAGCAAACTTGGCCGAGGAATAGAGAGCCAAGATATTACCTGCCCTCGTCAAGCACTCATACGTTCAATTACAATCGGCATGCTCAGACGGTAGATGATGACCCCTGCAAAGCACAATAGCATACAGACACCAACAGTGATACCGAATTGTAACAACATTGTAGGGGTTTGACCGGCAAGAATATCACGAGAGGTAACAATCAACGGCGTTGCCGGGTTAAGACGAGCGATCCAGCCGATTACTCCACTATGAGGTACGGGGTAAATGATAGGGGTTAAGAAAAACCAAAAGCGCACGATGAAAGGTATCATATACACCAAATCGTTAAACAGTAATGCGGCAGGTGTTAACATAACACCAATGGCATATCCACAAAATGGTGTCGCAATGGTAACAACTGGAATCAGGAGCAACCATGCCGTAAATGGCATGTGGTACCATAGAAAAACAGGAATAAACACCGCCAGCTGAACAAAGGTATCAAAGAGTAATTTGGCTAATCCGTTAACCAGCAGTGCTTCGCGTGGAAATTGCAATTTGGTCAGCATGCCCCGCTCTTTGTTTACAGCTGCTATTGGTGCAGAAAGTCCTTGTGTAAAAGCGTTCCACATTAGTGTTCCTGCAAACACATATACGGGGTAGGGAATCTCCGTCGTTCCTACATTTAAAACATTTTGCTTATTCAGAAACACCCAGACGAAGGTGTTTACGATCACGGGTACAAACATCCATAGCAGTCCCAGAAAACTCATACGATATTGCCCCTTGATATCGCGTTTGAGCAACGCAATCGCCAATTCATGGGTTTGTGGTGAAAATAAATCACGCACGATATCTTTGAGTAACTGTATAGGGTTGCTCAATCCTGATTCGGGAGAATATACGGTAACTGGAAGTTCTTTATCCACGTGTTGATGCTCCTGTTGATGATTTTATGTGCGCCGCCCCCTGCGAAAGCCCAAGAATCGCCCCATTCAGAAAGATATTTTCCCGTCCCGTCAGATGCGGATGGAATCCTGCACCGAGTGCGATCAGCGCCCCGACGCGTCCGCGAATGGAGACCATCCCTTCATCCGGCGGGAAAATCCCGGCAATCAACTGTAGAAGCGTACTCTTTCCACAACCATTCTGCCCGATCAACCCTAAGCATTCGCCGCGCTTGAGTTCGAAGGATATATCTTTAAGAGCCCAGAATTCGGATGGGCGGAGGCCTCCATCTGAAGGATGTGGGGTGAAAGGTGAAGGATGAAATTGAGATTCCGTGTGCTCCGTGCTCTCCAGCGAAGCGGGTGGTATAGAAAGATTTTTAACCACGGAGGGCACGGAGTGAAGACCCTTTCCACCGATCATGTTGGAAGCCAGTTCTTTCATGCCGTACCACATGGAACGTTTGAGGTTTCGGCAGAATTTCTTCGAGACGTTATCGACGCGCAGAACAACGTCCTCTGGAAGAGATGCGTGATTCGGGATGCGGGATGCGGGGTATTTTTTCATAGAGATTACTCTTCAGAAGATTCAAATTCGTTGTGCTTGGCCTCTACGGCCTGTATGAAACGATTAAGACGCGCACCAACTTGATTCGCTTGATTGAGCGTACACTGCACCTGTTCTTCCTGATCGGGATACACGTCCAATAT
This window encodes:
- a CDS encoding ABC transporter permease translates to MDKELPVTVYSPESGLSNPIQLLKDIVRDLFSPQTHELAIALLKRDIKGQYRMSFLGLLWMFVPVIVNTFVWVFLNKQNVLNVGTTEIPYPVYVFAGTLMWNAFTQGLSAPIAAVNKERGMLTKLQFPREALLVNGLAKLLFDTFVQLAVFIPVFLWYHMPFTAWLLLIPVVTIATPFCGYAIGVMLTPAALLFNDLVYMIPFIVRFWFFLTPIIYPVPHSGVIGWIARLNPATPLIVTSRDILAGQTPTMLLQFGITVGVCMLLCFAGVIIYRLSMPIVIERMSA
- a CDS encoding ABC transporter ATP-binding protein, whose amino-acid sequence is MWYGMKELASNMIGGKGLHSVPSVVKNLSIPPASLESTEHTESQFHPSPFTPHPSDGGLRPSEFWALKDISFELKRGECLGLIGQNGCGKSTLLQLIAGIFPPDEGMVSIRGRVGALIALGAGFHPHLTGRENIFLNGAILGLSQGAAHIKSSTGASTRG